Part of the bacterium genome is shown below.
CCGGACTAAACACATGAGATTGGACAGAATCCTGCAAGCGCTGCTCCCCCACGATGAGCAGTTTTTCGCCTTGTTCGAAGAATCCGCGCACAACATCGTGCTGGCCTCCGAAACCCTGCTTCGCCTGCCCGGAGCCACCCCCGAAGAGCGCATTGACATTGTCGCCCGCATCAAGAGTCTTGAACACATGGGCGACTCTGTTACTCACCGCATCTTCTCGGAACTGAACGGCACGTTCGTTACGCCGATTGACCCCGAGGACATCCACGTGCTCGCCTCATCGCTCGATGACATCCTCGACAACATGGACGGCGGGGCTGGCAGGTTCGTCCTCTATAAGGTCAAGGTCTGTCCGCCCGAGATGCTGAAGCTCATCGAGTGCCTGAACGCGTCCGTCGTCGAACTCGAACGCGGCGTGCACCTCCTGCGGCGCATGAATAATCCAACCGAACTGCGCTCGGTCATTGAACGCGTCAATAACCTCTTCGAACAGGTCAGCGACCCCATCGAGGTCATCAAGCTCAAGGAGATCTTCGTGGCCTTCGAAACGGCCACCGACCGCTGCGAAGACGCCGCCAACGTGCTCGAGACCATCCTGATTAAACACGCGTGATGGTGAAATCATGACGATGCTCGTCATCACCATTATTCTCGTCGCGCTGGTCTTCGACTTCCTGAACGGATTCCACGACTCCGCGAATTCCATCGCGACCATCGTGTCAACGCGCGTCCTCACGCCCCGCAAAGCGGTACTGTGGGCGGCCTTCTTCAACCTCGTCGCCGCCTTCTTCTTTGATGTCCACGTCGCGAAGACCATTGGCAAGGGTCTGGTCGAACTCGCCGCCATCAATGAATACGTGATTCTCTCCGGTTTGCTCGGCGCCATTACGTGGAACTTGATTACCTGGTACTACGGCATTCCCTCAAGCTCGTCTCACGCGCTGATGGGTGGCTATGCAGGCGCCGCCATCGCCCACGCCGGATTCGATTCGATTATCTACTCGGGCTGGACTAAAACAGTCGTTTTCATCGCCGTCGCCCCGCTCATGGGCATGGTCATGGGGTTCTTGCTCATGGCGGTGGTCATGTGGCTCTTCCACAAACGGCGCGGCTCCAACGTTAATCGCGGATTCCGACGCATGCAGCTCGTCTCAGCCGCGGCCTACAGCATCGGACACGGCACCAACGACGCCCAGAAAACCATGGGCGTGATCACCGGGCTGCTGGTCACCGCCGGCGTGCTGTCGAGCTTTGAAGTCCCCTACTGGGTGATTCTCATGTCGCACTTCGCCATCGCCCTCGGCACGCTCTTCGGCGGCTGGCGCATTGTGAAGACGATGGGTACGAAAATCACCAAGCTGAAACCCTCCGGCGGCTTCTGTGCCGAAACGGCCGGTGCGATCACATTGCTCGTGACCGCCTTCTCAGGCATCGCCGTCAGCACCACGCACACGATCAGTGGTGCCATCATGGGTGTCGGCGCCACCCGCCGCGCGTCGGCTGTCCGCTGGGGACTCGCGGGCAACATCGTTATCGCCTGGATCTTGACCATCCCCGCCTCCGCTCTCGTCGGTGCGGTCGTCTCATTCATTATCGCGTTGTTCGTGTAACGCGCGGGACACATACCTGGAAACGCAAGAGCCGGTCAACCGGACCGGCTCTTGCTGTATTCAAACTGGCGCTGGCTACTTCGCGTCCATCGCCAGGCCGCCGCGCTTCGAGAACATAATCGCGCCCGCCAGCACCGCCAACGAGACGGCCACGACTGCGTAACCGCCGCCCGTGCCGTACATCACCACCGTGCTCGGCGCAATCAAGATCGAAACAAGATTCATCACCTTGATCATCGGGTTCAGCGCCGGACCCGCCGTGTCCTTCAGCGGATCACCCACCGTATCACCAATCACGCCGGCCTTGTGCGCATCGGTGCCCTTGCCGCCCAAATAGCCGTCTTCAATCTTCTTCTTGGCGTTGTCCCACGCGCCGCCCGCGTTCGACATAAACACCGCCATCAACTGACCCGTCAAAATACAGCCCGCGAGGAAGCCGCCCAACGCGTAAGGCCCAAGCCAGAAGCCGCACAAAATCGGCGCAAAAATCGCCAACAGTCCCGGTCCCAATAGTTCCTTCTGGGCCGCCGCCGTTGAAATCTCCACGCAACGCGCGTAGTCGGGCTTACCCTTCTCACCAACACCCTTATATTCCATGATCCCTGGAATCTCGCGGAACTGACGGCGAACCTCTTCCACCAGCAGCACCGCCGCGCGCGACACGGCCCGAATCGCAAACGATGAGAACAGGAACGGCACGGCACCGCCGAGCAACAGACCGATGAAAATCTCCGGCAGGTTTACCTGAATACCCTTCGTCAGAATTTCCGGGTCCTGCACCGCCACCGTGTCAATGTAGGAACGATACAGCGCCACCGCCGCAATGACCGCCGTCGCAATCGCAAAACCCTTCGTCAACGCCTTCGTCGTATTGCCAACCATATCGAGGCGGGCGACGATATTGTGCGCCGCGTGATTCTTCGAACCGTCCGCATTAATCAATGCGCCCGACATTTCGAATACGCCGTTAGCGTTATCCGAAATCGGTCCGAACGTGTCTTCTGCCAGCACGTAGCCCGTCGTCGCCAACAAGCCCAGACCCGCTAACGCAATCGCGTATGCCGCCATCGCCGGATCGTGGAACAAGGCGTATGCACCGTAAATCGTCGCCGCAATCGAAACCGCCGACCACACGGAAGACTCCAGACCTTCCGCCAAGCCGGACAGAATCAACGTCGCCGGACCTGTCTTGGCGGCCGTCGCAATTTCCGTCACAGGCTTCTTCTCAGCTGCTGTAAAGTACTCTGTCAGCTTGCCGATCACGTAGGTCAGCACGATACCAAAGAACGTTGCCAAAAATGCGTAGAACCAGAAGTCGCTCACGATGCTCGCCAAATCCGGGTTCGCTCCCGCCGGCACCGGCGGCAATCCCGTGCGGAACACCCAATAGGCCACCGCCAGGAAGCCCAGCGACGCCGCAACGATTGAAACCGTCGCACCGCGGCTGATCGGATCCATCGGGTTCATCTCCGGATCATCTTTGCCCTTAACGGCCATGATGCCGATAATCGAAGCCACAACACCCACAGCGCGCACGAGCAGCGCGTAGATGACCAGCTTCAACGTGAACACGGACGTGAACGAACCCGCCGCCATCAAACCGCCGAAGCCGTTCGCCGCCAGCGTGCCGCCCACTGCGGCCGCCAGAATAATCGCGGCTACCAGCGTCACTTCGTAAGATTCAAACACGTCGGCGGCCATACCGGCACAGTCACCGACGTTGTCGCCCACGTTGTCCGCAATCGTCGCGGCGTTGCGCGGATCGTCTTCAGGAATACCCGCTTCTACTTTACCTACCAAGTCCGCGCCGACGTCCGCCGCCTTCGTGAAGATACCGCCGCCGACACGCATAAACAACGCGGCCAGCGATCCACCGAAGCCGAAGCCCACCAGCACGAACATCGCGTTCTCCTGGTAGACCATAAACGTAATCGTCGCGCCTAACAGACCTAAGCCCACCGTGAACATGCCTGACACTGCACCTGCCGTGAACGCGATCTCCAGCGAACGCTTGAAGCTCGTCAACGCCGCATGCGCCACGCGCATGTTCGCCTTTACCGCCACGCCCATGCCCACGTATCCGGCCAGATACGACGCCGTCACACCCAACAAAAACGCCAACGCCACGCCGATACCCAGACTCGTGGCCTCATCGGGCAGGATGGTCTGGTATTGTGACTTGTACAGGAAGAACAGGCCGATCGTAATCAGGATGACCAGCGGAATCATCGTGCGCACCTGCCGCGCCAAATACGCGAATGCGCCTTCCTGGATCGCCTTGCCTACGCTTTGCATGCGCTCGCTGCCCGGACTCTCACTATTCGTCTTGCGCGACCAATAGTAGCCGAACACCAGCGCCAAGATCGCGCCGCCCAGTACAATGTAAAGCGGCAGCCACGCGTCCGGACCGAACGGCAACTGAATCGCTTCACCGTGGCCGCCGGCACCGCCGCCGTGGCCGTGATTCGGAGCCAGCATCGGCGCCGACGGAACACCATCCGTCGGAGAGGCCACAAGCGTCGGACCGAATACAAGGAAACCCGCACTAAGTACGACCAGTGCGACGATCAGCCACATCGGCTGCCGCCGGCGTCGCCCGAAGTTCTCATTCTTCTTCATGGACACCCTTTGGGTTGTTCAAGATTTAACTATCTAACAAAAAAGAAATTAGGAACAATATGGAAGGGACAGAAGCAAGAGCCCCGGAGCGCTGTTGAAGAACGTTTCGGGGCTCACCAGGTCGGGGAGGTCATGCGGGCCGGGTCACACCAACTTCGCGCAATCTGGCACAAAGATAATCATTTCATCCGCGTTTGGCAATGGAAACAGAGGAGAAACATACATTTCAGGACGAGGTCTGACAACTTAATCGCACCCAAAATAGCCCATTGGCGTTATCTGCGAACGGCAACCTGATAGTGAAGCAGCGGATCAGGCGGAAATGGCAAAATGAATGACGGTTCCATCGTCAGCAGACCGGTCGGGACGTAGATCATCCCGTCAGGGGATTGCATGAGTTCATATTGCCGAGCTCCTGGAATCTCCGTCCATCGGAAGTGCAGCAAACCGTCGGCGTACAACAAGGTCAAATCGTGAATCGTCGGATCAATGACCTTGGCTGCGAGCCGCACGCGCGTGCCATTGAAATTGTCCTGTGCCAGCACAAATTCTCCGGCTTCAAGCGGTCTGTTGAGTGCGCAGATACCGTGCACGCCGTCCATCATCACCATTGAGCCGACTTCGCCGAACGTCATCCCACCCACGGAGTCCGTACTCATGACCGAGATGTGATGCTGCCAACTCGCGTAGAGATTGACCGTCATGTCTCCTGCCCAGGGGATGTTTCCGCCGGCCACGGGCAGAACTTCCTTGAAGGCCCAAAGATTCACAGGCATGCAGGCGTCAGCAATATGGTTGTGATCATTGTCCGGCAGGAACCAGAACATGTCCGACAGATTGTGATGCGGCGGAAGGTGCACATCATTCGTATTAACTAATAGTCCGCTGCCCAGCCACGGACTTGTGACATAGTCTATTCCCCGCGCTTCGGCAAGAACCTCGAAACCCGGCATTCCCAGACTGGCATATTCGCTGAAAAGAATCTCGGGAAGTCCGTCCAGATTGATATCCATCATGGCCAATACTTTGTGGCCCAGCGTGTCGAGATAGTACTGAAAGGCGGGGTCCGGCCCGCGCGCCATTGAATAGAAATACATCGGCGGATTGTCCGGCGGCGCGAAAATGCGCGGTGGAAGCACAGCGAAGACTTCGCCTTCAATTAGATCGTAGGCGAATACTCCGGCTTCTCCGGTCATGGGAAATCCACCGCAAACCACTGCCAGTGAGTGACCGGGCGGCACGAGTGGACTCGCCTCAAACAACTTCATGTCCGAGGCTCGATGGTCAAATTGAAATGTGGACCAGACGTTTTCTCCGAATCGAAAACCCACTAACGAATCCACGCCTGCGACACGGTTGGAGTCAAACAGGATGTAGTACTCATTGCCATTTGTGAATGACGGCCACAGTGGGCGCACTGCGCAATCCTCTTCGCCGATTTCGGCGATGCGTGCCTCCATGTAGGCAATATCCTGTGAAGCTACGAAGCGGTACTCCGGATCGTCATAGCCCATGCCAATTGCGTTCTTGTAGGCCAGCTCACAGCGATAAGCATCCAACTCCCGAGCGTTGTCCGTCGGGTGTTGGGCGGTAGTCTGCTTCTTGTGCGCCCATTCGTGAATCAGAGTTTCTTGCAGATACTTCTGACTTCCCGGAGCCAGCCATTCGGTCAGCTTGTTGCTGTTGATCGTCATCTGATCGTTGTAGGGACTCTCAGTCATGTCAATGGTTGCTTCAGCATACTCGCCTGGTCCCATTGGGAGCGCATCTATGCGGCCCGTGGACAACTGCCATTGCAGTTCCGCGGCGATGACCGCCCCAAATGCGGTTTGATTTCCATTCCCGCCGTTCCATGAGAATGAAATGGGCGGCCCGCCGGCAATCGTGTTTATGGCCGATTGAATCTGGGCAATCTGCTGATCGGAAAGATTGCGGGTGTAATCCACTCCAAGCGGGCGCGGCACGCCCGGGACCGATAGTGTCTCTTGAGCGGTGAAGGTTGCAGCCAGTACGATCAGAAGCAATCCGATCCACGTCTTGACAGATCTAAGATGGTGATTCGTCCACATCTCAAACTCCTTTCTGGCGGTTCCGCGATAAAAAAAGGCAAACTCCCGCGGTGATTGCTAACGGGAATTTGCCCAGATTGATGCAGAACTCGCTGACGCCCGCCAAGCAACGTTCTGTTATGCTAAAATGCTACGACGTTATCCCGCCAATGTCAAGTAGCCTGTGCTTTACCGTATCTTTTTTGTGTACGCTACTTGTGCCCAAAAACAGCCAATGCTTATGGTTGCAGTTATCTGCCATGAACCAGAGGTAATAGGCACTTTCGATATTAAAGTCGCAATCCACTTTCCGCAACAAAAAATCCCCGGGCAAAAGACCCGGGGATTAGACAAGCGCTATCGCAAACTTCAACCTAACACAGCCTGGTCGTATTCCCGCTCAAGACTTTCCATCAGTTCCTTCACCGACACAATCTCCGTCACGCGGTGCGCATTCGCCCCCGCAAATGCGAAACCATACTTCAGATTTCCGCGTTTGGCATTCTGCAGTGCCATCGCGATGCAGTACGGAGTATTCGGATAGTTGCAGGTACGAATACAATGATAAGGGCAGGCGTGCGGCATGCGCTCGCCGCGCTCGACCGAATCAATAAAGCTATTCCGCAGCGCCCGGCCCGGCATGCCCACCGGACTCGAGATAATCGTCATGTCGTCCGCGGTCGCCGTTACATAACACTGCTTGAAGGCGTCCGATGCGTCGCACTCATGCGTCGCCACGAACCGCGTCCCCATCTGTACGCCGGCGGCGCCCAAGCGCTCGAACTTCAGAATGTCAGCGCCTGTGTAAATTCCGCCGGCGGCAATCACCGGAATCGGTCGGCCCGACTGCACGGCATAAGGCTCTACGGCTTCAATCACATCCACCACCAGCTTTTCCAGCCGATAGTCCGGCGAGGCAATTTGCTCTTTAGAAAACCCCAGGTGCCCGCCGGCCAGTGGCCCTTCCACGACTACCGCATCCGGCACCACCGAGTACTTCTCGAGCCAGCGCTTGCAGATCATCGCCGCCGCGCGTCCGCTCGATACGATCGGAGCGAGTTTCGTCTGTGAATCGGCCGGGCGCATCTGCGGCAGATTCAGCGGCAATCCCGCGCCCGAGAAGATCACGTCAATTTTCTCTTCAATCGCCGTGCGCACCATGTCCGCGTAGTTCGTCAGCGCGACCATGATATTTACGCCCAGTATCCCCGCGTCGCTTCCCGAGCCTTGCGAATCTCCTTGCGCAGGGCCCGCATATTCGCTTCCAGAAAATCCGTATAAAAATCCGGCCCGGCCATCCCCACTCCGGCGGTCGCAATCACGCCCAGTCCTCCGGCATTGGCCACCGCTGCCGAGAGCCCGGACAGCGATATCCCGACCCCCATACCACCCTGAATAATCGGGCGCTCGGCAATCAACTCGCCCAAAGATAATGTTTTCAAACGCTACGGCTTTCTCTATTGGCTTTCTCCGCCTCTCGACCCGTGTCGCCAAAGCCCACCAGACCCGAGAGTAAGGCATATCTTACCAAGATATTGAATTCTTGGCGCACATGCCACTCCGTATGCTCCTCGTCCCCGCCGCCTCGCCGCATTCCCTGTCAGTTTTCTGGGGGGGATCACCCAAACAGAATCACAACGTGAAGCCCCACGCGCCAGCGGCAAAGGGTCCAGCGTCCACGCTGCTTACTGGCCTGGATGGCCGTACTCTGCGTTGTCCCGCCGCTCAAAATGGTAGCGGTACTCCTCGTCACGGATCGTCGAGTCCCAGACTCCGGTCAACTTCGCTGTCAGCACAAACACCAAGAACACGCCGGCCACGATCAGGGCCAATTGCCGGGCATTCACCTTCGTCTGCGGCGTCGGGCCAAGGGTAATGCACTCCTTGATCGGGCACGCCGTTTCACAGCGCAAGCAGCCTGTGCATTCCGGCGAAATGATTCGCAACTTCGCGGCTACGGGCAAGCGCGACGGGCAGGCCTTGGTGCAGCGGTCGCAATCAATACAGGTCTCCGTGTTGCGGCGAATCTTCAGCGGCGAAGCCCATGAAAACAGGCCCAGCATCGCGCCGTAGGGACACCAGTAGCGGCACCAGAATCCTTCCACAAAGATACTTCCGATCATCAGAACTGCCAGCACAACGAGGCCAAGCACCCCGATCTCCACGAAGAACAGCAGCATCTTCACATCAGCCAACTGATTGTAAGGGCTATTCATGAAGCCTGCCATCCCGCGCGTGC
Proteins encoded:
- a CDS encoding DUF47 family protein; its protein translation is MRLDRILQALLPHDEQFFALFEESAHNIVLASETLLRLPGATPEERIDIVARIKSLEHMGDSVTHRIFSELNGTFVTPIDPEDIHVLASSLDDILDNMDGGAGRFVLYKVKVCPPEMLKLIECLNASVVELERGVHLLRRMNNPTELRSVIERVNNLFEQVSDPIEVIKLKEIFVAFETATDRCEDAANVLETILIKHA
- a CDS encoding inorganic phosphate transporter; the encoded protein is MTMLVITIILVALVFDFLNGFHDSANSIATIVSTRVLTPRKAVLWAAFFNLVAAFFFDVHVAKTIGKGLVELAAINEYVILSGLLGAITWNLITWYYGIPSSSSHALMGGYAGAAIAHAGFDSIIYSGWTKTVVFIAVAPLMGMVMGFLLMAVVMWLFHKRRGSNVNRGFRRMQLVSAAAYSIGHGTNDAQKTMGVITGLLVTAGVLSSFEVPYWVILMSHFAIALGTLFGGWRIVKTMGTKITKLKPSGGFCAETAGAITLLVTAFSGIAVSTTHTISGAIMGVGATRRASAVRWGLAGNIVIAWILTIPASALVGAVVSFIIALFV
- a CDS encoding sodium-translocating pyrophosphatase, whose product is MLAPNHGHGGGAGGHGEAIQLPFGPDAWLPLYIVLGGAILALVFGYYWSRKTNSESPGSERMQSVGKAIQEGAFAYLARQVRTMIPLVILITIGLFFLYKSQYQTILPDEATSLGIGVALAFLLGVTASYLAGYVGMGVAVKANMRVAHAALTSFKRSLEIAFTAGAVSGMFTVGLGLLGATITFMVYQENAMFVLVGFGFGGSLAALFMRVGGGIFTKAADVGADLVGKVEAGIPEDDPRNAATIADNVGDNVGDCAGMAADVFESYEVTLVAAIILAAAVGGTLAANGFGGLMAAGSFTSVFTLKLVIYALLVRAVGVVASIIGIMAVKGKDDPEMNPMDPISRGATVSIVAASLGFLAVAYWVFRTGLPPVPAGANPDLASIVSDFWFYAFLATFFGIVLTYVIGKLTEYFTAAEKKPVTEIATAAKTGPATLILSGLAEGLESSVWSAVSIAATIYGAYALFHDPAMAAYAIALAGLGLLATTGYVLAEDTFGPISDNANGVFEMSGALINADGSKNHAAHNIVARLDMVGNTTKALTKGFAIATAVIAAVALYRSYIDTVAVQDPEILTKGIQVNLPEIFIGLLLGGAVPFLFSSFAIRAVSRAAVLLVEEVRRQFREIPGIMEYKGVGEKGKPDYARCVEISTAAAQKELLGPGLLAIFAPILCGFWLGPYALGGFLAGCILTGQLMAVFMSNAGGAWDNAKKKIEDGYLGGKGTDAHKAGVIGDTVGDPLKDTAGPALNPMIKVMNLVSILIAPSTVVMYGTGGGYAVVAVSLAVLAGAIMFSKRGGLAMDAK
- a CDS encoding 4Fe-4S binding protein, translating into MDIIELARTPKSPVPGTAKGKVYKGFWTARHITQLAFAALNVWLGIEFWWFVRALEMGGDGPLTSRPAGVEAWLPISGLMGVIDWFARGQLNLIHPASAILVLCFIAMAFLARKAFCAWVCPVGTLSEGLALLGRKLFKRNFLLPRWLDYPLMSLKYILLGLFLSAFVMMGTRGMAGFMNSPYNQLADVKMLLFFVEIGVLGLVVLAVLMIGSIFVEGFWCRYWCPYGAMLGLFSWASPLKIRRNTETCIDCDRCTKACPSRLPVAAKLRIISPECTGCLRCETACPIKECITLGPTPQTKVNARQLALIVAGVFLVFVLTAKLTGVWDSTIRDEEYRYHFERRDNAEYGHPGQ